Genomic window (Nitrospinota bacterium):
AGGAATGGGAAGTGGTCACAGAATTAAGAAAAGAGCAGTAGGGTGCCAATAAAGATAGAATGAGATCATTCCCTCGGTATCCTGAATTTTTTAAACAAGTTCACATGTGTCAAAATGCATTGGCAAAGCGACAATATCTCCATTGATTTCTTTTTTGGATTTGAGATTTACTTTTTCCAGGAATCTGTGCGGACGGAAATTACTTTTTGAACGGATAAGATATAGCTCATAACCGAGCGTAGAGAGAAGGTTTTCTATTTTGTTTCTTAGCTCCTGCGGGTTGGAATAATACCCTTCAAAATGCTCATAAATAATTACCAGCTTGTCTTTTTCAATTAAAGCAATGGCCCCTTCCAGAACTTTGGTTTCATACCCCTGAACATCAATTTTGATTAGCGAGACACGCCTGTTTTCCTTAATGTGTTCATCCAGCGTTATGATGTCGATGGTCTCTTTTACAAATGTATCATCCAGGTCGAAATTGCTTTCAATGGAAGCCAGACCCTTGTTATAGGTATCATTCGTTGCGGCATGAATTTCAACCTTTCCACTTTTTTCCCCAACTCCAATTTTAAAAATCTTCAAATTATCCAGACCATTGATATCCTTTGATTTTCTCAAGCAATTAAAGGGAATGGTAGTGGGTTCGTAGCTGTAAACCAGGTTGCCAGGGTATTTTCGGGAAAAATACAAGCTTTCAAAACCAATATTTGCTCCCACATCAATAATGATAGTATT
Coding sequences:
- a CDS encoding FkbM family methyltransferase — encoded protein: MNRSALKFIHNLKSILFLLSYYGLEIPWNAYNKYIQKRSIKALKIKYPIIDLIRFKGVEFLIYFESKGIIEELILKEGSYEGDLITIADRFIKENTIIIDVGANIGFESLYFSRKYPGNLVYSYEPTTIPFNCLRKSKDINGLDNLKIFKIGVGEKSGKVEIHAATNDTYNKGLASIESNFDLDDTFVKETIDIITLDEHIKENRRVSLIKIDVQGYETKVLEGAIALIEKDKLVIIYEHFEGYYSNPQELRNKIENLLSTLGYELYLIRSKSNFRPHRFLEKVNLKSKKEINGDIVALPMHFDTCELV